One genomic region from Enterobacter hormaechei ATCC 49162 encodes:
- the rpoB gene encoding DNA-directed RNA polymerase subunit beta — protein MVYSYTEKKRIRKDFGKRPQVLDIPYLLSIQLDSFQKFIEQDPEGQYGLEAAFRSVFPIQSYSGNSELQYVSYRLGEPVFDVQECQIRGVTYSAPLRVKLRLVIYEREAPEGTVKDIKEQEVYMGEIPLMTDNGTFVINGTERVIVSQLHRSPGVFFDSDKGKTHSSGKVLYNARIIPYRGSWLDFEFDPKDNLFVRIDRRRKLPATIILRALNYTTEQILDLFFEKVIFEIRDNKLQMELVPERLRGETASFDIEANGKVYVEKGRRITARHIRQLEKDDIKHIEVPVEYIAGKVAAKDYVDESTGELICPANMELSLDLLAKLSQSGHKRIETLFTNDLDHGPYISETVRVDPTNDRLSALVEIYRMMRPGEPPTREAAESLFENLFFSEDRYDLSAVGRMKFNRSLLRDEIEGSGILSKDDIIEVMKKLIDIRNGKGEVDDIDHLGNRRIRSVGEMAENQFRVGLVRVERAVKERLSLGDLDTLMPQDMINAKPISAAVKEFFGSSQLSQFMDQNNPLSEITHKRRISALGPGGLTRERAGFEVRDVHPTHYGRVCPIETPEGPNIGLINSLSVYAQTNEYGFLETPYRKVTDGVVTDEIHYLSAIEEGNYVIAQANSNLDDEGHFVEDLVTCRSKGESSLFSRDQVDYMDVSTQQVVSVGASLIPFLEHDDANRALMGANMQRQAVPTLRADKPLVGTGMERAVAVDSGVTAVAKRGGTVQYVDASRIVIKVNEDEMYPGEAGIDIYNLTKYTRSNQNTCINQMPCVSLGEPVERGDVLADGPSTDLGELALGQNMRVAFMPWNGYNFEDSILVSERVVQEDRFTTIHIQELACVSRDTKLGPEEITADIPNVGEAALSKLDESGIVYIGAEVTGGDILVGKVTPKGETQLTPEEKLLRAIFGEKASDVKDSSLRVPNGVSGTVIDVQVFTRDGVEKDKRALEIEEMQLKQAKKDLSEELQILEAGLFSRIYAVLVAGGVEAEKLDKLPRDRWLELGLTDEEKQNQLEQLAEQYDELKHEFEKKLEAKRRKITQGDDLAPGVLKIVKVYLAVKRQIQPGDKMAGRHGNKGVISKINPIEDMPHDANGTPVDIVLNPLGVPSRMNIGQILETHLGMAAKGIGDKINAMLKQQQEVAKLREFIQRAYDLGTDVRQKVDLNTFSDEEVLRLAENLRKGMPIATPVFDGAKEAEIKELLQLGGLPTSGQITLFDGRTGEQFERPVTVGYMYMLKLNHLVDDKMHARSTGSYSLVTQQPLGGKAQFGGQRFGEMEVWALEAYGAAYTLQEMLTVKSDDVNGRTKMYKNIVDGNHQMEPGMPESFNVLLKEIRSLGINIELEDE, from the coding sequence ATGGTTTACTCCTATACCGAGAAAAAACGTATTCGTAAGGATTTTGGTAAACGTCCACAAGTTCTGGACATTCCATATCTCCTTTCTATCCAGCTTGACTCGTTCCAGAAGTTTATCGAGCAAGATCCTGAAGGGCAGTACGGCCTGGAAGCAGCCTTCCGTTCCGTGTTCCCGATTCAGAGCTACAGCGGTAATTCCGAGTTGCAATACGTCAGCTACCGCCTTGGCGAACCGGTGTTTGACGTTCAGGAATGTCAGATCCGTGGCGTGACCTATTCCGCACCGCTGCGCGTAAAACTGCGTCTGGTGATCTACGAGCGCGAAGCGCCGGAAGGCACCGTAAAAGACATTAAAGAACAAGAAGTCTACATGGGTGAAATTCCACTCATGACGGACAACGGTACTTTCGTTATCAACGGCACTGAGCGTGTTATCGTTTCCCAGCTGCACCGTAGCCCGGGCGTCTTCTTTGACAGCGATAAAGGTAAAACGCACTCTTCCGGTAAAGTACTGTATAACGCACGCATCATTCCTTACCGTGGTTCATGGCTGGACTTCGAATTCGATCCAAAAGACAACCTGTTTGTCCGTATCGACCGTCGTCGTAAACTGCCTGCAACCATCATTCTGCGTGCACTGAACTACACCACTGAGCAGATCCTGGACCTGTTCTTTGAGAAAGTGATCTTTGAAATCCGCGACAACAAGTTGCAGATGGAGTTGGTGCCGGAACGTCTGCGTGGTGAGACCGCATCGTTCGACATCGAAGCCAACGGCAAAGTGTATGTGGAAAAAGGTCGCCGTATTACCGCGCGCCACATCCGTCAGCTGGAAAAAGATGATATCAAACACATCGAAGTTCCGGTTGAATACATTGCAGGAAAAGTAGCCGCGAAAGATTACGTTGATGAATCAACTGGCGAGCTGATCTGCCCGGCTAACATGGAGCTGAGCCTGGATCTGCTGGCTAAGCTGAGCCAGTCTGGCCACAAACGTATCGAAACGCTGTTCACCAACGATCTGGACCATGGCCCGTACATCTCTGAGACTGTACGCGTCGATCCAACCAACGATCGTCTGAGCGCGCTGGTCGAAATCTACCGCATGATGCGTCCTGGTGAGCCACCAACTCGCGAAGCGGCTGAAAGCCTGTTCGAGAACCTGTTCTTCTCCGAAGACCGCTACGATCTGTCCGCGGTTGGTCGTATGAAGTTCAACCGTTCTCTGCTGCGCGACGAAATCGAAGGTTCCGGTATCCTGAGCAAAGACGACATCATTGAAGTGATGAAGAAGCTCATCGATATCCGTAACGGTAAAGGCGAAGTGGATGATATCGACCACCTCGGCAACCGTCGTATCCGTTCCGTAGGCGAAATGGCGGAAAACCAGTTCCGCGTTGGACTGGTACGTGTAGAGCGTGCGGTGAAAGAGCGTCTGTCTCTGGGCGATCTGGATACCCTGATGCCTCAGGATATGATCAACGCCAAGCCGATTTCTGCGGCAGTGAAAGAGTTCTTCGGTTCCAGCCAGCTGTCTCAGTTCATGGACCAGAACAACCCGCTGTCTGAGATTACGCACAAACGACGTATCTCCGCACTCGGCCCAGGCGGTCTGACCCGTGAACGTGCAGGCTTTGAAGTTCGAGACGTACACCCGACTCACTACGGTCGCGTATGTCCAATCGAAACGCCTGAAGGTCCAAACATCGGTCTGATCAACTCCCTGTCCGTGTACGCACAGACGAACGAATACGGTTTCCTTGAGACCCCGTATCGTAAAGTGACCGACGGTGTGGTTACCGACGAAATTCATTACCTGTCTGCTATCGAAGAAGGCAACTACGTTATCGCTCAGGCGAACTCCAACCTGGATGACGAAGGCCACTTTGTAGAAGATCTGGTTACCTGCCGTAGCAAAGGCGAATCCAGCTTGTTCAGCCGCGACCAGGTTGACTACATGGACGTATCCACCCAGCAGGTGGTATCCGTCGGTGCGTCCCTGATCCCGTTCCTGGAACACGATGACGCCAACCGTGCATTGATGGGTGCGAACATGCAACGTCAGGCCGTTCCAACTCTGCGTGCTGATAAGCCGCTGGTTGGTACCGGTATGGAACGTGCTGTTGCCGTTGACTCCGGTGTTACGGCAGTGGCTAAGCGTGGCGGTACCGTACAGTACGTCGACGCATCCCGTATCGTTATCAAAGTTAACGAAGACGAGATGTATCCGGGCGAAGCGGGTATCGACATCTACAACCTGACCAAATACACCCGTTCTAACCAGAACACCTGTATCAACCAGATGCCTTGCGTATCTCTGGGTGAGCCAGTTGAGCGCGGCGACGTGCTGGCAGACGGTCCGTCCACCGACCTCGGTGAACTGGCGCTCGGTCAGAACATGCGCGTAGCGTTCATGCCGTGGAACGGTTACAACTTCGAAGACTCCATCCTCGTCTCCGAGCGTGTGGTTCAGGAAGATCGTTTCACCACCATCCACATTCAGGAACTGGCCTGTGTGTCCCGTGACACCAAGCTGGGGCCAGAAGAGATCACCGCTGACATCCCTAACGTGGGTGAAGCTGCGCTCTCCAAGCTGGATGAATCCGGTATTGTTTACATCGGTGCGGAAGTGACCGGCGGTGACATTCTGGTTGGTAAGGTTACGCCGAAAGGTGAAACCCAGCTGACGCCAGAAGAGAAACTGCTGCGTGCTATCTTCGGTGAGAAAGCGTCTGACGTTAAAGACTCTTCTCTGCGCGTACCAAACGGTGTTTCCGGTACGGTTATCGACGTTCAGGTCTTCACTCGTGATGGCGTTGAGAAAGATAAGCGTGCGCTGGAAATCGAAGAGATGCAGCTCAAACAGGCTAAGAAAGACCTGTCTGAAGAACTGCAAATCCTCGAAGCGGGCCTGTTCAGCCGTATCTATGCGGTGCTGGTTGCCGGTGGCGTTGAAGCTGAGAAGCTCGACAAACTGCCACGCGATCGCTGGCTGGAACTGGGCCTGACCGACGAAGAGAAACAGAATCAGCTGGAACAACTGGCTGAGCAGTATGACGAACTGAAACACGAGTTCGAGAAAAAACTCGAAGCGAAACGCCGCAAAATCACTCAGGGCGACGATCTGGCACCAGGCGTGCTGAAGATTGTTAAGGTGTATCTGGCTGTTAAACGTCAGATCCAGCCTGGTGATAAGATGGCAGGTCGTCACGGTAACAAGGGTGTTATCTCTAAGATCAACCCGATCGAAGATATGCCGCACGATGCTAACGGTACGCCGGTAGATATCGTACTAAACCCACTGGGCGTACCGTCTCGTATGAACATCGGTCAGATTCTGGAAACCCACCTGGGTATGGCTGCAAAAGGTATCGGCGACAAGATCAACGCCATGCTGAAACAGCAGCAGGAAGTCGCGAAACTGCGCGAGTTCATCCAGCGTGCCTACGATCTGGGTACCGACGTTCGTCAGAAAGTCGACCTGAACACCTTCAGCGATGAAGAAGTGCTGCGTCTGGCAGAGAACCTGCGCAAAGGTATGCCAATTGCAACGCCGGTATTCGACGGTGCAAAAGAAGCTGAAATCAAAGAGCTGCTGCAACTGGGTGGTCTGCCAACGTCTGGTCAGATTACGCTGTTTGACGGCCGTACCGGTGAACAGTTCGAGCGTCCGGTAACCGTAGGTTACATGTACATGCTGAAACTGAACCACCTGGTCGACGACAAGATGCACGCTCGTTCTACCGGTTCTTACAGCCTGGTTACTCAGCAGCCGCTGGGTGGTAAGGCTCAGTTCGGTGGTCAGCGCTTCGGGGAGATGGAAGTGTGGGCGCTGGAAGCATACGGCGCAGCATACACCTTGCAGGAAATGCTCACCGTTAAGTCTGATGACGTGAACGGTCGTACTAAGATGTATAAGAACATCGTAGACGGCAACCATCAGATGGAACCGGGCATGCCAGAATCCTTCAACGTACTGTTGAAAGAGATTCGTTCGCTGGGTATCAACATCGAACTGGAAGACGAGTAA
- the rplL gene encoding 50S ribosomal protein L7/L12: MSITKDQIIEAVAAMSVMDVVELVSAMEEKFGVSAAAAVAVAAGPAEAAEEKTEFDVILKAAGANKVAVIKAVRGATGLGLKEAKDLVESAPAALKEGVSKDDAEALKKSLEEAGAEVEVK; encoded by the coding sequence ATGTCTATCACTAAAGATCAAATCATTGAAGCAGTAGCAGCTATGTCCGTAATGGACGTTGTAGAGCTGGTTTCTGCAATGGAAGAAAAATTCGGTGTTTCTGCTGCTGCTGCTGTAGCTGTAGCTGCGGGCCCGGCTGAAGCTGCTGAAGAAAAAACTGAATTCGACGTAATTCTGAAAGCTGCTGGCGCGAACAAAGTTGCTGTAATCAAAGCAGTACGTGGCGCAACTGGCCTGGGTCTGAAAGAAGCGAAAGACCTGGTAGAATCTGCTCCAGCTGCGCTGAAAGAAGGCGTGAGCAAAGACGACGCAGAAGCACTGAAAAAATCTCTGGAAGAAGCTGGCGCTGAAGTTGAAGTTAAATAA
- the rplJ gene encoding 50S ribosomal protein L10, producing MALNLQDKQAIVAEVSEVAKGALSAVVADSRGVTVDKMTELRKAGREAGVYMRVVRNTLLRRVVEGTQFECLKDTFVGPTLIAYSMEHPGAAARLFKEFAKANAKFEVKAAAFEGELIPASQIDRLATLPTYEEAIARLMATMKEAAAGKLVRTLAAVRDAKEAA from the coding sequence ATGGCTTTAAATCTTCAAGACAAACAAGCGATTGTTGCTGAAGTCAGCGAAGTAGCCAAAGGCGCGCTGTCTGCAGTAGTTGCGGATTCCCGTGGCGTTACTGTAGACAAAATGACTGAACTGCGTAAAGCAGGTCGTGAAGCTGGCGTATACATGCGTGTTGTTCGTAACACCCTGCTGCGTCGCGTAGTTGAAGGTACTCAGTTCGAGTGCCTGAAAGACACGTTTGTTGGTCCGACCCTGATTGCATACTCTATGGAACACCCGGGCGCTGCTGCTCGTCTGTTCAAAGAGTTCGCGAAAGCGAATGCAAAATTTGAGGTCAAAGCTGCAGCCTTTGAAGGTGAGTTGATCCCGGCATCGCAAATCGATCGCCTGGCAACCCTGCCGACCTACGAAGAAGCAATTGCACGCCTGATGGCAACCATGAAAGAAGCTGCGGCTGGCAAACTGGTTCGCACTCTGGCTGCTGTACGCGATGCGAAAGAAGCTGCTTAA
- the rplA gene encoding 50S ribosomal protein L1, translated as MAKLTKRMSVIRDKVDATKQYDINEAIALLKELATAKFVESVDVAVNLGIDARKSDQNVRGATVLPHGTGRSVRVAVFAQGANAEAAKAAGAELVGMEDLADQIKKGEMNFDVVIASPDAMRVVGQLGQVLGPRGLMPNPKVGTVTPNVAEAVKNAKAGQVRYRNDKNGIIHTTIGKVDFDADKLKENLEALLVALKKAKPTQAKGVYIKKVSISTTMGAGVAVDQAGLSAAAN; from the coding sequence ATGGCTAAACTGACCAAGCGCATGTCCGTGATCCGTGACAAAGTTGATGCGACCAAACAGTACGACATCAACGAAGCTATCGCTCTGCTGAAAGAACTGGCAACTGCTAAGTTCGTTGAAAGCGTTGACGTTGCCGTTAACCTGGGCATCGACGCTCGTAAATCCGATCAGAACGTTCGTGGCGCAACTGTACTGCCACACGGTACTGGCCGTTCCGTACGCGTAGCTGTATTTGCTCAGGGTGCAAACGCTGAAGCTGCTAAAGCTGCCGGCGCTGAACTGGTAGGTATGGAAGATCTGGCTGATCAGATCAAGAAAGGCGAAATGAACTTTGACGTTGTTATTGCTTCACCAGATGCAATGCGCGTTGTTGGCCAGCTGGGCCAGGTTCTGGGTCCACGCGGCCTGATGCCAAACCCGAAAGTGGGTACTGTAACCCCTAACGTTGCTGAAGCGGTTAAGAACGCTAAAGCAGGTCAGGTTCGTTATCGTAACGACAAAAACGGCATCATCCACACCACCATCGGTAAAGTGGACTTTGACGCTGACAAACTGAAAGAAAACCTGGAAGCTCTGCTGGTTGCGCTGAAAAAAGCTAAACCAACTCAGGCGAAAGGCGTTTACATCAAGAAAGTTAGCATCTCCACCACCATGGGTGCAGGTGTTGCAGTTGACCAGGCTGGCCTGAGCGCTGCTGCAAACTAA
- the rplK gene encoding 50S ribosomal protein L11, with amino-acid sequence MAKKVQAYVKLQVAAGMANPSPPVGPALGQQGVNIMEFCKAFNAKTESMEKGLPIPVVITVYADRSFTFVTKTPPAAVLLKKAAGIKSGSGKPNKDKVGKISRAQLQEIAQTKAADMTGSDIEAMTRSIEGTARSMGLVVED; translated from the coding sequence ATGGCTAAGAAAGTACAAGCCTACGTCAAGCTGCAAGTTGCAGCAGGTATGGCGAACCCAAGTCCACCAGTTGGTCCAGCTCTGGGTCAGCAGGGTGTGAACATCATGGAATTCTGTAAAGCGTTTAACGCCAAAACCGAATCCATGGAAAAAGGTCTGCCAATCCCAGTTGTAATCACTGTTTACGCTGACCGTTCTTTCACTTTCGTTACCAAAACCCCTCCAGCAGCAGTTCTGCTGAAGAAAGCAGCGGGCATCAAGTCTGGTTCCGGTAAGCCGAACAAAGACAAAGTGGGTAAAATTTCCCGCGCTCAGTTGCAGGAAATCGCGCAGACCAAAGCTGCCGACATGACTGGTTCCGACATTGAAGCGATGACTCGCTCCATCGAAGGTACTGCACGTTCCATGGGCCTGGTAGTGGAGGACTAA
- the nusG gene encoding transcription termination/antitermination protein NusG codes for MSEAPKKRWYVVQAFSGFEGRVATSLREHIKLHNMEELFGEVMVPTEEVVEIRGGQRRKSERKFFPGYVLVQMVMNDASWHLVRSVPRVMGFIGGTSDRPAPISDKEVDAIMNRLQQVGDKPRPKTLFEPGEMVRVNDGPFADFNGVVEEVDYEKSRLKVSVSIFGRATPVELDFAQVEKA; via the coding sequence AGGCGTTTTCCGGTTTTGAAGGCCGCGTAGCTACGTCGCTGCGTGAGCATATCAAATTACACAATATGGAAGAGTTGTTTGGCGAAGTTATGGTTCCGACCGAAGAAGTGGTTGAGATCCGTGGCGGCCAACGTCGCAAAAGCGAGCGTAAATTCTTCCCGGGTTACGTGCTGGTTCAGATGGTGATGAACGACGCGAGCTGGCACCTGGTGCGCAGCGTACCACGCGTGATGGGCTTTATCGGCGGCACATCCGATCGTCCGGCGCCAATCAGCGACAAAGAAGTTGATGCGATTATGAACCGCCTCCAGCAGGTTGGTGATAAACCGCGTCCGAAAACGCTGTTTGAACCGGGTGAGATGGTTCGTGTTAATGACGGTCCGTTTGCTGACTTTAATGGCGTCGTCGAAGAAGTGGACTACGAGAAGTCCCGCCTGAAAGTTTCCGTTTCTATCTTTGGTCGTGCGACCCCGGTAGAGCTGGACTTTGCTCAGGTCGAAAAAGCCTAA